A DNA window from Pogona vitticeps strain Pit_001003342236 chromosome 2, PviZW2.1, whole genome shotgun sequence contains the following coding sequences:
- the GCNT4 gene encoding beta-1,3-galactosyl-O-glycosyl-glycoprotein beta-1,6-N-acetylglucosaminyltransferase 4, with translation MKRHKFCYGNPAGKRFLILFVIVWLFLLLKLLKVEELLFSHKDTYLVEPYLSTSSFVKNKYTNFNQDIQYEINCFLLYNQEPEEVGKSLEIRRKRIIDLDDEDVVAITTNCQVYHTIREYHLKPLSQEEEVFPLAYSLVVHKDAIMVERLIHTIYSSQNVYCIHYDQKSSSTFKRALENLAKCFPNIFIASRLEEVEYAAISRLQADLNCLSDLLKSSTPWKYVINLCGQDFPLKSNFELVSELKKLNGGNMLETVKPSSSKRERFIYHYELQNTPYKYMKMPVKTNISKEPPPHNIEMFVGSAYFVLCRAFVQYVLESPLAQDFFEWSRDTYSPDEHFWATLVRVPGAPGQVSRDAHDITDLQSKTRLVKWNYLEGHLYPPCTGTHLRSVCIFGAAELRWLINYGHWFANKFDSKVDPVLIKCLAEKLAEQQKEWVVLSSEKKFIRKTSTGVSS, from the coding sequence ATGAAAAGACACAAGTTCTGCTATGGTAATCCAGCAGGAAAGCGATTCCTGATCTTGTTTGTAATTGTGTGGCTGTTTTTGCTGCTGAAACTTCTCAAAGTTGAGGAACTGTTGTTCTCTCACAAAGATACTTACTTAGTGGAACCCTATTTAAGCACCTCGTCGTTTGTGAAGAACAAGTACACCAACTTCAACCAAGACATCCAGTATGAGATTAACTGTTTCCTCTTGTACAATCAAGAGCCTGAGGAGGTTGGAAAGTCATTAGAGATAAGGAGAAAAAGGATAATCGATTTAGATGATGAAGATGTTGTTGCAATTACTACTAACTGTCAAGTATACCATACAATAAGAGAGTATCATTTAAAACCTCTTTCCCAGGAAGAGGAAGTATTCCCATTAGCTTATTCTTTGGTTGTTCACAAAGATGCCATAATGGTTGAAAGACTCATTCATACAATATATAGTAGTCAAAATGTCTACTGTATCCATTATGACCAAAAGTCATCTAGCACTTTCAAGCGTGCTTTGGAGAATTTAGCCAAATGCTTCCCTAATATTTTTATTGCATCCAGATTGGAGGAAGTGGAATATGCAGCTATTTCAAGGCTCCAGGCAGATCTGAATTGTTTATCTgatttacttaaatcttccacTCCATGGAAGTATGTAATTAATTTGTGTGGTCAAGATTTTCCTCTGAAATCAAACTTTGAGCTGGTATCTGAACTTAAGAAGTTAAATGGAGGAAACATGTTAGAGACAGTCAAACCAAGCAGCAGTAAAAGAGAACGGTTTATCTATCATTATGAACTCCAGAATACGCCTTACAAATACATGAAGATGCCTGTGAAAACTAATATCTCTAAGGAGCCACCACCTCATAATATTGAAATGTTTGTAGGCAgtgcttattttgttttatgcCGGGCTTTTGTGCAGTATGTCCTTGAAAGTCCTCTCGCTCAAGATTTTTTTGAATGGTCTAGAGACACTTACTCACCTGATGAGCACTTTTGGGCAACACTTGTTCGAGTGCCTGGAGCACCTGGACAAGTTTCAAGGGATGCTCATGATATCACAGATCTTCAGAGCAAAACCCGTTTAGTAAAATGGAACTACCTTGAGGGCCATCTCTATCCCCCTTGCACTGGCACACATCTTCGCAGTGTATGCATTTTTGGAGCGGCAGAACTCAGGTGGCTTATAAACTATGGGCATTGGTTTGCCAATAAATTTGATTCAAAAGTGGACCCTGTTTTAATAAAATGCTTGGCAGAAAAGCTTGCAGAACAGCAGAAGGAATGGGTTGTTTTGTCTTCTGAAAAGAAATTTATACGCAAAACATCTACAGGTGTCTCTTCATAA